CGTATTTGCGGTCGGTGACGTCGCTGCCGACGGCGAGAATCTCGGTCACCCGGCCATGCTCGTCAAGGATTGCCCGATTCGTCCAGGCCATCCACACCCGCCGTCCGTCACGGCAGATGTTCTCGTTGACAATGTTGACGTAGCGATCCGGATGCTCGACGATGTCCTGGACCAAGCCGGTCAGGTCCGTGCCCGTCGACTCCCGCTCGGGCACCAGGATGCCCACGTGCTTGCCGATCACCTCGTCGGCGCTCCAACCGAAAAGTTTCTGGGCGAATTCGTTAAGAAACGTGATCGTACCGTCGCGGGACCAGCGGATGATGGCGCTGTTGGCGTTCTGCACGAGTTCACGATAGCGATTCTCACTTCGCTGCAGAGCGTCCGCGACGGCAGCGTGCTGCCCGTCTCGCCGCTGAATCAGCCAGGAGAAGCCGGTGGGCCTGCCGTCCGGGTCGCGACCCGAGCGGATATGGGCGTGGACAGAAACGGGCGTGCCTCGGCTGATCAGCCGGCCCTGCCATCGCCCCGGGTCGGTACCGGTTCGACCGGTATTCAGGATATCAGCCAGAGCCGCGCGAGCATCCGGATCAACCAGTTCCAGCAGCGACCGGCCGACCAGGTCGTCACCGCCAAACATCGCCGCCGCCGCGGGATTGGCCTGCTGGATCAGCCCCTGCACGTCGGTAACCAGATAGACGTCATTCATGAAGCGGACAATATCCGGAGGCATCAAGAACGACTGCCAACCTCCCGTTGCCGACCCACCAACGCCTCCGGCTGCTCGATCGCCGTTGTGTGTGCCCATCCCGGTTCACCACGTCCTTCAGTAATCTCACTGCCGGCCCGTCCTGCCGTACGCACTCCGCCCTACCCGCAGAGATCGCGCTTCCCAGACAGATGTTCGGGAATCCCGCCAATAAGTAGCTTAATTATAAAGCACTTAGCACGCCACTGTCCAGTGAGAGCCGAGGTTCTACAGCCGGTGGACCTTCGAGGGATGCAAGACAGTCCCCACGGCCGAATGTCCCTTCATCTACATCAATGTCATCAATAAAATTTGGCTTGCATTTGGTTCCGGAGCGGTTATCATCAACGGGTATGAGCACCCTTCCTGGCGTTCCGAACGACGTGCTGGACCAGAAGATCTGCGCCGAGTCACTTCAAGCCTACCTTCAAGCCTTGGACTCGGCGAGCCGACAGGATGGGGCATGGGCTGATGTCGCCGGGATAGGCGTGCTTCTGCAGAGCTGCGGCTTCAGCACAATACGCCAGGTCCACCAGGCCGCAACCGACGGTTGGGACAGGCTCTGTGCGTTTGAGAAGAATCGAGGAGCATCCCTTTCGAGCGGTTCGGCTGTGCTGTACGCCCTGATGATCGGCAGCCATCGGGTCCGCCGGCTGATCGCCACGGACCAGGACCGGCAGGAACTGGCCCCGTACTGCGGCGACTGAGGTATCCGGATCGGGAAAGCCGTCGACCGCCAGTATTTCATCGACGGCGACACAGTCCAATCCCAGGACATCCCACGGGATTTGTGAGTTATCACACTCGTTCGTCGAGTTCTGCCTGCCGCAGCGCCTCGGTCGGCGAGCGTCCTTCGTGAATGACGGCTTTGAACGCCGCCAAAGCCTTGGCCGGCTGGGGAAATCCCCAGATGTTGCGGCCGATGGTCAGCCCGCGGGCACCGGCTTTGAGCACGCCCTGGGCCAGGGCCAGGGCCTCGCCGAGGGTGTCGGTCTTCGGGCCGCCCGCCGCGACGATCGGGCGCGGACAGCTCCGCACGATCTGTCCGTAGCTTTCCGGATCGCCGGTGTACGGGACCTTGATCAGGTCCACGCCGACCTCGATGCCGCAGCGGACGGCCCAGGCGATCCGTTCGGGATCATAGACGATCCGCACGGTCCCATCCGGTTCGAACACCCGCGGATAGACGTGCAGGATCACCGGCAGATCCCACGCCTCGGCCCGCCGCACGAAATCGGCCAGCCGGCGAACGTAGCTCGCCTCGGTCGGGCCGTAGACGAACATCACCGCGGCCAGGGCCTCGGCGCCCATCCGCACCGCGTCTTCCGGTTCGGCCAGATGCTCGTTGGCCG
The DNA window shown above is from Phycisphaerae bacterium and carries:
- a CDS encoding aldolase, coding for MGIGKQIRMNRLFSHPSGNFCSVAVDHASGYQMGMPENLRDLPAVLAELVPLRPDAVTMHKGAALGCWGPYAGKVPLIVQSCYVRPDDSANEHLAEPEDAVRMGAEALAAVMFVYGPTEASYVRRLADFVRRAEAWDLPVILHVYPRVFEPDGTVRIVYDPERIAWAVRCGIEVGVDLIKVPYTGDPESYGQIVRSCPRPIVAAGGPKTDTLGEALALAQGVLKAGARGLTIGRNIWGFPQPAKALAAFKAVIHEGRSPTEALRQAELDERV